The Rhinoraja longicauda isolate Sanriku21f chromosome 7, sRhiLon1.1, whole genome shotgun sequence genomic sequence acatggaactgcagatgctcgtttaccaaaaaaaaagcacaaaacactggagtaactcagcgggtcaggcagcattccctggagaacacgaataggtgatgttttgggttaagccctttcttcagactgcgtgtcatcctgatcttccaacctacctcattgtggaccttgcactttttcccCTGCACTTCCTCTGTAACACTAACACTGTAagattatattctgcattctggtatttttccctttgcactacctttAGCTTAGTttgagagacacagcgcggaaacaggcccttttggcccaccgggtccgcgccgaccagcgatccccacacactaacactatcctacacccactagggacaatttttatatttaccaagccaattaacctacaaacctgcacgtctttggagtgtgggagtaaaactgaagatctcggagaaaacccacgcaggtcacggggagaacgtacagacggcgcccgtggtcgggattgaacccgggtcttcggcgctgcactcgctgtaaggcggcaactctaccactgcgccaccgtgccgccctgttgcacttgtgcatggcttgatatTTCTTGTGTATGGCATGATTTGACTAgacagcacgcaaaacaaagtattGTGGTACACGTGAGAATGATAAACAGACCAATATCcagtgccctctctctctctctctctctgtgcagtGTGAGCCGTGGAGAGACAATGCTTGCTGTACGGCCAACACCAGCGTGCAAGTACACTATGACCAGTCGCACCTCTACAACTTCAACTGGAATCACTGCGGCATCATGACGGAGAGATGTAAGAGGCACTTCATCCAGGACAATTGTTTCTACGAGTGTTCCCCCAACCTGGGCCCCTGGATTCAACAGGTGAGCTCAGCACCTGTGTGACGGGACGGGTCAAGGGAGCTTCACTCcgtcaaaagctttccactgtacctcggtacatgtgacaataaaccacactgagctgtgtgtctgaccctgggagtgtgtgtgtgtgtctgtatgtgtcggtgtgcgtgtgtgtctgttggtgtgtgtgtgtgtatatctgctggtgtgtgtgtctgtgtgtgtatgtgtgcatgcatgtgtatcTGTGCGTGCGACGGTGCGTCTCCCTCTAGTGTCCCCCATGGGACAGTGTGCGTCTCTCTCCAGTTTCCCCCATGGGACGGTGCGTCTCCCTCTGGTGTCCCCCATGGGACAGTGTGCGTCTCTCTAGTTCCCCCCATGGGACGGTGCGTCTCTCTAGTTCCCCCCATGGGACGGTGCGTCTCTCTAGTCTCCCCCCATGGGACAGTGTGCGTCTCTCTAGTTCCCCCCATGGGACGGTGCGTCTCTCTAGTTCCCCCCATGGGACGGTGCGTCTCTCTAGTCTCCCCCCATGGGACGGTGCGTCTCTCTAGTTCCCCCCAGGGACGGTGCGTGTCACTCTCGGTCTCTGCCGCAGGTGGACCAGTCGTGGCGTAAGGAGCGTATCATCAACGTGCCGATCTGCAAGACGGACTGTGACGAGTGGTGGGAGGATTGTCGGCACGACCACACCTGCAAATCCAACTGGGCCAAGGGCTGGAACTGGACCTCTGGTGAGTGTCTCTGCTCagatcgccaactgtcccgtattggccgggactTCCCGAAGTTTGGgggaaattggtttgtcccgtatgtgaccacccttgtcccgtgttaggcccggagggcgctgtaggcccggacactgtaggcccggacgctgtaggcctgggggggcgttgtaggcccggacagtctaggccccggacagtgtaggcccggacgctgtaggctcgggggtcgttgtaggcccggacaatgtaggccccggacagtgtaggcccggggggagtTGtaggctccggacagtgtaggcccggggggagtTGtaggctccggacagtgtagcccccggacagtgtagcccccagacagtgtaggctcgggggGAGTTGTAGGCTCCGGACAATGTAgcccccggacagtgtaggccccggacagtgtaggcccggggggagtTGtaggctccggacagtgtaggccccagacagtgtaggcccggggggagtTGtaggctccggacagtgtagccccCGGACAGTATAgcccccggacagtgtagcccccGGACATTGTAGCCCCCGGACAATGTAgcccccggacagtgtaggcccggggggagtTGTAGgctcccggacagtgtagcccccggacagtgtaggccccggacagtgtaggccccggacgctgtaggccccggacgctgtaggccccggacgctgtaggccccggacgctgtaggccccggacgctgtaggccccggacgctgtaggccccggaagctgtaggccccggacagtgtaggcccggggggcgttgtaggccctggacagtgtaggcctggacgccgcCTAACGGTGGTTGCGTAGCAATCCGACTCCCACCCCAGAATGGTTGGCATTGGCaagatgtgccgaagggcctgttttgctgcTGTACAGAAATGTGACCCCGTTActgctttaataataataataataatacattttatttatatagcgcttttcatatactcaaagacgctttacagagattttgagaacatagggaaatgaataaatagataaataagtaaataaataaatgaacagagaaaggagacagaaggtgaggtgaccttcagtggttgaaggcagtgctgaacaggtgagacttcagcgatgttttgaatgtggtgagtgtgggggagtctaacggtttggggtagtgagttccatagggtgggagcagcgatggagaaagccctgtccccccaggatctgagttgtggggggataggagattggcagcggcagagcggagggtgcaggtgggagtgtgcctgtggaggaggtcggtcaggtaggatggggccaggttatggagggctttgtaggttatgaggaggattttgtactggattctctgggggatggggagccagtggagtttataaaggacgggggtgatatggtcacggatcgagatgtgtgtgagtagacgggcagcggagttttgaatgtattgaagtttattgatgatttttgagggtgcgccatagaggaggctgttgcagtagtccagacgggaggtgatgaaggcgtggatgagggtttctgcagctgtggaggagagggatggacggagacgggcaatgtttttgaggtggaagaaggctgtctttgtgatgtgtttgatgtgtttgtcgaaggagagggtttgatcaaggatgattccaagattccggatgtgaggtgaggtggatactgggagacaatcaatgttgaggatgaagttttgggtggatttggtgagcatttttggaccaatgatgatgatttcagatttgttgcaattgagtttgaggaagtttgattgaagccaagattttatttcagtaatgcagtttgtcagtgtagagtgtgtggtgggggagattgacttggtggagatgaggagctggatatcatcggcgaagcagtggaagttgagaccatgacggcggattaattgaccaagggggaacaggtagaggatgaagaggagggggccaaggactgagccttgagggacaccttgggggaggggagcggtgggggatttacagttgttaatggagatgaactggtgtctgtcagagaggtaagatttgaaccaggatagggctgtgccggtgatgttaagggaggtttcaagtcgggtgaggagaatggagtgatttatggtgtcaaagtcggcgctgaggtcaagtaggataaggatgttgaggttgccagcgtcggaggagaggagaatgtcgtttgtgactTTACATTGGGTtctaatggatgggtgacatttctggtcagaacccttcttcaaactgaagaaagcttttgatctgaaacgtctgtgtgtgtgtgtgtgtgtgtctgtgtctgtctgtatctgtctctgtgtgtgtgcgtgtgtctatgtCTCTTTGTCTGTGCctgtatgtatctgtgtgtgtgtgtgtgtgtgtctgtctgtgtctgtctgtgcctgtatgtatctctgtgtgtgtgtgtgtgtgtctgtctgtgtctgtctgtgcctgtatgtatctctgtgtgtgtgtgtgtgtgtgtgtgtgtgtgtgtctgtctgtgcctgtatgtatctgtgtgtgtgtgtgtgtgcctgcctgtctctccttgtgtctctctttgtgtCTGTGTCTCAGTTTGTGTCTCTCTGCCTCTTTGTGTTCTGTGTCTTTCTGTCTATCtctctttgtgtgtgtgtctctgtctctgtgtgcgtctctctctgtgtctgtttctatgtgtgtgtgtgcatgcctctctctgtctctgtgtctctatctctgtctccccCTGACGTGTCTCCCCTGTGCTTCTCTCCCCAGGCACCAACCGCTGTCCATGGGACAAGAAGTGCCAGCTGTTTGGCGACGTGTTCCCCACCGCTGCCGACCTGTGCGAGAAAGTGTGGAGCCACTCGTTCATCTCCACACCTCACCCGCGGGGCAGTGGTCTCTGTATGGAGCTCTGGTTCAAGGCCGGCCTCACACCCAACCCCAACCAGGCCGTGGCACACCACTACGCCCTGCAGAAGGGGCTCATCTCCTGCAGCAGCCCTGCCTGGCCCAGCCCCCTGCTGCTAGGCCTGAGCCTGCTGCTAGGCCTGAGcctgctcctctccccctccctctccctctccccctccctctcctagcccacactcccccctctcccttcctctctccctctccaagcccacaccctcccctctcctccccctcccccttcctccccctctcctcgctccccctctctttccccctccctctcctagcCCCTACTGCAgcctgaggggagggggtgggggggagggagggagggggtctctggcccagccccccctccccccccaccctcactgctgCCATAGACTCTTCCTCTCGGTGTACCCGATGAGCGCACACTCCACCTGCCGCGGTGGGCGGTGAAACGGCAGAGCTGCTAATGACACAAATCTATATTTTTGGGGGTCATGGGTTTTGTACAGGAATGGGGTGGAaacgcccctcccctccctgtcacACGGGACGTCCCGGGACTCTTGGACGAGCGGTCACGGGGAAACGCAACGCCCCCGCCTCTGCATCCCAGGAACGGACGCGACCacaatgtgtgggggggggagagaggcgtacagcacggaagcaggcccttcggcccatccccaCCATGCCAAcccgtctgaagaacggtctcgtcgATCTCCGCCACATAATTActcactgactcggcctccaccgccgtctgcggCAACGaatcccgcagattcaccaccctccggctcAAGGAATTCCTCCTGGTCTCCTTCCAGAAgcaacgacctttaattctgaggccgtgccctctggtcctagactctcccactagtggaagcatccactctatccaggcggcTCACTATTCGTCTCAATGGAGTCGCCCACTcgtccttctaacctccagcgcgtacaggcccagtgctcatcATACGTTAGTTAACCCACTCATATGTTCTCTCTCTGTCCAAGAGCGTTTAATTGGCACATGTAATGGAGACGGAACAATGAAACGCTTACTTGCTGCAAGACTGCTGGATCGTTGATCACCGTGAtcgcgatgaatggcggtgctggcttgaagggccaaatggcctcctcctgcacctattttctatgttgtcgCAGAAATCGCAACCAATAAGTATACAATCATCTGTAATTATAACAAACCAATAATCAGTAATAGCCGCaagacgctggggtaactcagcgggtcaggcagcctccttggaggagaaggagcgggtgacgattcgggtcgagacccttcttcagactgagattcaggggaggggggaggcacggagataaggaagtgcaaggtgtgaaaataggacaaagggaatggagaacaGGAAAAGGCGCACAGCGAGAGAGGGTATGGCCtggtctcatatcatatcatatcatatcatatacatacagccggaaacaggccttttcggccctccaagtccgtgccgcccagtgatccccgtacattaacactatcctacacccactagggacaatatttacatttacccagccaattaacctacatacctgcacgtctttggagtgtgggaggaaaccgaagatctcggagaaaacccacgcaggtcacggggagaacgtgcaaactccttacagtgcagcacccgtagtcaggatcgaacctgagtctcgtcagagaggggaggggaacctcttcaaagtagacacacctagaggagatttcgcagtggaccgGACAAAACGTGTGGGAGGGAACttgtggagggtctcgacccgaaacgccacccgttccttctctccaagagacgctgcctgtcccgctgagttactccagcactctgtctccaTCTTCTGTATAAGTAATCAGTAACGctgggtaaccagaccataacaaTGCAATGAAAAGGACATGTGTATCGGCGCCCAAAGAAAGTGTAAGGTGAAGCCTCAGTGTCCACAGCCCTTTGGGACTGGCGCCCACTGTgatggagacacgaggaactgcaggtgctggaatcgagaaaagctcagagtgctggagtaactcagcagattaggccgagacccacccgggttcgatcctgactctgggtgctgtctgtacggagtttatattccctctaaacccttcctatccgtacatctatccaaatgtcttctgaaaagatagagttgctgtctcccggcacctccagcgccagagacccgtgttcgatcccgactacgggcgctgtctgtacagagtttcccgtacgttctccccgtgacctgcgtgggttttcccccgagatctccggtttcctcccacactccaaagatgtacaggtttgtcgcttAATTGCctcgatataaatgtaaattgtccctaccgtgtgtgcagggcagtgataatgtgcggggatcgctggtcggtctagacttggtgggccgaagggcctgcttccgcgctgcatctcaacTGAAGAaggtttcgagtcaggacccttctgagacccgaaacgtcacctatccacgtcttgcagacatgttgcctgacccactgagttacgccagcaccttgtgtttttgaAGTATTTTGGGAGGTTTGTTACAGCCAATGCTTATAATGTAATGCTACGTACGGCACACTGCTTCTCTACAGAGTTTAACTACGAGTGCGATGTGcggctaggggttgccaactttctcactcccaaataagggacaagaggtgatgtcaccgccccacgtgacctcacccagccagcagccacgtgctcccgctccaccaatggcggccgctcgggccggggggggggttgctacgcaacctctgctaggcatcgcccgggcctacacagtccgggcctactgcggcccccaggcctacactgtctgggcctactgcggcccctgggcctacagtgtctgggccttcaACGGccaccaggcctacagtgtccgggtctactgcggcccccaggcctacagtgtctgggcctactgcggctcccaggcctacactgtctgggcctactgcagcccctgggcctacagtgtccgggcctactgcggcccccaggcctacactgcctgAGCCTACTGCGGccaccaggcctacagtgccgggcctactgcggcccccaggcctacactgtctgggcgtattgcggcccccgggcctactgcggcccccgggcctacagtgtccaggcctactgcGTccgctgggcctaatacgggacaaaccaatttagctcaaaatacgggatgtcccggcaaatacgagacagttggcaaccctatgtgcaGCAGGCAATAGCCGAACGTGAACTGTTACAGGCTACCAGCATAATTTTAACTACAAAAAAACCCACTGATTATAATGCATATCGACTCCTGTTtgaattcagtttattgtcacgtgtactgaggtacagcgaaaaggtttttgttacgtgctatccagttagcggaaagacaatacatgattacaatcgagtcgtacATTGTACACTgataatggggaaaaagcaaatatcatttagtgcaagataaagccagtaaggttcGCTTAATGATAGTCCGAGAAtatccaatgaggtagttgggaggtcaggagttcagttgagtttagcttattgtcacgtgtaaagaggtacagtgaaaagcttttgttgtgtgttatccagtcagtggaaagtctatacatgattacaattgagccattcacagtatagATCCATGATACATATaaagttattaagggattggacaagctagatgtaggaaacatgttcccaatgttgggggagtccagaaccaggggccacacagtctaagaataaaggggaggccatttaaaactgaggtgagaagaaaccttttcacccagagagttgtgaatttgtggaattctctgccacagaaggcagtggaggccgattcactggatgaatttaaaagagagttagatagagctctaggggctagtggaatcaagggatacggggagaaggcaggcacgggttactgattgtggatgatcacaatgaatggcggtgctggctcgaagggccgaatggcctcctcctgcacccattttctatgtttctccctgcATGCATTTCACGCGTGGGAAACCAGCGAGGATTTAACTCTGGGCGCGCGagcgggaggagggagagtgCGGAAGAAGGGTGAGTTAGGGGTCAGGGAGCCTGAAGTCAGGGGTCGGTGGTCCTGGGTGCAGGGGTCAGGAAGCCCAGGCACTGAGGTCAAGGGTCAGTGGTCCTGGGTACAGAGGGCAGGGAACCTGGGTGCTGAAgtcttagatttagctcttggggctattggaatcaagggatatgggggggggggggggggagaagcaggaatggggtactgatttagatgatcagtcatgatcatgagtaacatagaaaaataggtgcaggaggcggccaagAGTTGGAGTTGCCCTCGGTGACCAGCCCTGGTACTTTGGCACTTTCCCCTCATCGGtttaataaggggtcggccatttaggactgagatgaggaaaaacgttttcacccagaaagttgtgaatctgtggaattctctgccacagaaggcagtggaggccaattcactggatgtattcaaagagagagctagatttacctcttcgggctaacggaatcaagggatatggggagaaagcaggaacggggtactgattgtggatgatcagccatgatcatattgaatggcggtgctggctctaagggccgaatggcctactactgcacctatttttctatgttattcATGTACAGAATGATTTTGAATTCCATTAGAATATAAGAtgtagaagcttgaaagcgagcaccaccagattcaggaacagctttcccGCTGTTATCAGTCTACTGAATCCTGTCCCACAAGCTAAGCGTTAGtctcaatcttccaacctaccacaATGTGTACCCTGCACTTTTTCACTGAGACTGTAtaatctgcactctggtatttttctctctgcATGACCTGTTGTGCCTGTGTGTGGCTGAATTGTTCTCATGTTAGGTGTGATCCCAGTGATAGAGtgattgaatctgaagaagg encodes the following:
- the LOC144595027 gene encoding folate receptor gamma-like; translation: MLGLLLLMTLPIVRAAERDVLNICMDAKHHKTKPGAEGRLYKQCEPWRDNACCTANTSVQVHYDQSHLYNFNWNHCGIMTERCKRHFIQDNCFYECSPNLGPWIQQVDQSWRKERIINVPICKTDCDEWWEDCRHDHTCKSNWAKGWNWTSGTNRCPWDKKCQLFGDVFPTAADLCEKVWSHSFISTPHPRGSGLCMELWFKAGLTPNPNQAVAHHYALQKGLISCSSPAWPSPLLLGLSLLLGLSLLLSPSLSLSPSLS